Proteins from one Brevibacillus humidisoli genomic window:
- a CDS encoding RNA polymerase sigma factor has product MPLEKVGEIASTPPEQSKELETRDFTELYDEYFDRVNRYLRCRVYNPWDADDLTTTVFLKALEKFEQYSRTSPFASWIFRIAHNTFVDYLRKNKELPVDNSQLLVEEVDETWQPERQALSNEEIHLLQERLELLSPDQRDVLTLRYFADLKISQVAEVLGKTESSVKMLSHRGLQQLQKLYREGDRREKR; this is encoded by the coding sequence ATGCCGCTGGAAAAGGTGGGAGAGATAGCTTCTACACCGCCGGAACAATCAAAAGAATTGGAAACGAGAGATTTCACGGAGTTATATGATGAATATTTTGATCGGGTCAACCGATATCTGCGCTGTCGGGTCTACAACCCTTGGGATGCAGACGATCTAACCACGACGGTCTTTTTAAAGGCGTTGGAGAAGTTTGAACAGTACAGTCGGACCAGTCCGTTCGCCTCCTGGATTTTCCGTATTGCGCACAATACGTTTGTCGATTACCTGCGGAAAAACAAGGAGCTCCCTGTGGACAACAGTCAGCTGCTGGTTGAAGAAGTGGACGAGACGTGGCAGCCTGAGCGGCAGGCTCTCAGCAACGAAGAGATCCATCTGCTGCAGGAAAGATTGGAGCTGCTGTCTCCGGATCAGCGTGACGTGCTGACACTTCGCTACTTTGCCGATTTGAAAATCAGTCAGGTGGCGGAAGTGCTCGGCAAGACAGAGTCCAGCGTGAAAATGCTCTCGCACCGCGGCTTGCAGCAGCTGCAAAAACTGTATAGGGAGGGAGACCGTCGTGAAAAAAGATGA